In Solanum lycopersicum chromosome 3, SLM_r2.1, the genomic stretch aaaatctaatttgattttgatacggagtttaagaaaataaagaaaacttttgatcatgtgattcaacattaaagttatgtcaaatgtataaaattgtcctttaatcttgtggcgTTAAACATGCCATGTGAAAAGTTATtaccaaaagaaaaagattattcttttttaaacatacaaaaaagaaaaagaaactcatttttttaaacgGATTATAATTAAAAAGCCAATTAGTTTGACTAACACTTTTTTGGATTTGGCAGTTggcattcaattttttttcctccGTCCATCCAATTATAAAAAAGCATTGATATTAGTGGTTGATACTGCCTACTAATTGTCACTGTGACAACTTGAAGTACAAACACTGGatttctatataatataataataataataatatattgttcGAATTTTCCTATTTATTAATGTTAGATTTTACTATTGACATCGACCTGTATATCGTGCTTTTTTCGTTAATAGTATATATCCAGTCTGAACCCTCGAACATTTACGCTAAATTAATTCTACTTATTATTGATTAAATGATTTTATCTAACtagtaatacatatatatatatatatatatatatatatatatatatatatatatatatatatatacacacacacacacattacaACTTCTCTTTTTGGAAAGGGTGGAATCCTGGTGAATTGGTTTATATTGCACTATACACAAATTATTCAATTAGGTTTTGAAAGTAATTTACATTTAAAAGTTACTTTAAAAGGAAAGAGTATTGATCATCACGCCTTATAAGAAATTCAGGATTCTTGTCCCGGTCTGATAGGCAATATGGGATCATTCTCATCAACACTCGTCACCTCGCACTTGAATCCACACATTTTTAATCCTAAGTTCTATCCATTGTCCGGTTTAAAGCATGGGATTCAATGATTGAAAGTATACTCCAACCCTCGTACGGGTTGGGAGCCCTATAACTGATCCGATGAGCTCTACGGTAATACCATGTCAAATTAGATCTTGGGGTTAACTCATACTCcaaaaaactagctcaaagtaAGGGCTGCCCAAGACCCAAGTCAAGCCCGTAGAGAATCGCAGAAGAAAAGTATAATCAAAGACCTTTTGCTAGCTCAAGATCGTTAACTAAGATCGAAAGATTCAACAAGAAAGAGGAAGCCAGAAAGGAGAACTTGTTTGTGGAAGAAGACTCTGTTTTGGATTGATTACAAATGTCTAATGTCACTTCTATTTATACTTCTAGAAATTATTCTAATACATCTACAAGAAATAACTAGATATCCTTATATTCTAAGTTCTATTTATGTAACAACAATCTAGATATTCCTATACTTTACTACTATAAATATCTAATAATCTTGAAGAACTAGATTTTTCTCTATTATAGACATGAAAGGTACTTACTGTACAACCATCTAGAAAATTCTATTAAATATCTAAGATATTTTTTCTACAACCAAAAAATCAACTTTAATTCTTCGCAAGGTTCTCTATCTCGATCTGATGTGCGATGGTTGTCATCAAAACAAATAGCCCAATCAATGAAGGAGCTAATTAAGTAGTAGTAAACAATTATCGTATCTTGATTATTATATACGTCTGACCTACCAGACAAATAGGAGAAAAGATAAAAGAGTATGGATGCAATTGTGTCTTAATGACGGCAGGCACCTAAAAATATTTAACGTACACAATCATTTGTTTGTGCTTCTCCAAATTGATCACTCTTGAAGTGGtccaaaataacatattttatcatattttagtaCCCTAGATTGCTCATTTCTATTCGTGGATATAAATTAATTGATCAccaaatcaattttaaatacttgtctttttatctttttttttttaaaaaaaataattttttttactttattcgtTTTCCAATGACACTTGATAAGTTTGATCCTTACCATTTcaagtttcatattttttgtttccaCATGGGAGTTTGAGTTGAAAATGTAATTATCATAAGTACTACTCCctctgtttcattttatatgtcatttttttattttgcacttgtattaagaaatgatgtaattttatctttctatcgttatttaatgtttttttaagtcaattacATAATGAATAGTGAATacattttcaagattaattaactattctatcaagaatatatgataatttatgcataaattaagTATTATGATTCAGCTATTTATTGAAGATAATGACATATTAAATGGAAgagaagaaatatatttaactcTTTCTTTCTGTATCTATTTACCAAAGTGTAGTTAGTCccaaaacaatatatttattagGGAAAAGTGACAACCTTTCCAATCATCATAGACGCTTTTTTCCAATAAGTAGTTTATATTAAACTTACCTTCCGCTTTCggtttattaaaatttaatccaaCTTGCATCATCCCTCACATCACATTCCCCTTATGCTTCATGTCTTTCCAATTGATTATCTTAAcaattcattcatttttttgcTTTTACTGCTCTGTTTAACAACTTCTTTCCCTATATAAGCATTCCATAATAGACCAAACCAACCATTGGCATTTTGTAGCCCTAACTGGAGTGGACGGAGTCACAACTTTTACTTTACAGGTTTAAAGTCAAAGTTACTGAATTTAACTGAACTCTCGAAAATCAGTTTGCTCTTTTTGTCcccctttatatatatatacatacaccaACTTGTACTTTTAACCTCTTGCCCACCATCTCTATGCTTCTTCCCCACATAAGTATTATGATATAAGTTCTGCATTTTGTTTCGTCTCCTCCGAGGTCATGTGGCTTGCTTTAGCAGCTAACAACATCCTTGAAGACGGACAGAATCATGAAGTTGATTATCAAACTACGTCtgctcaaattcaaaatttgacgtatatatatacatttctccgtcttataaatttttatgtttttaaaattcttcAACGCTAGTTTCATCTTatatttcatttccttttgaaaaaaaacatacagATTATTTGTTAGCTCATGGAATGTTGGAGGCATTGCACCACCTTCCGAGTTAAACATGGAAGACTTGCTCCATGATGAAAACAATTTGGCTGATATCTACGTTCTCGGGTAATGTTTATTGACTTTACTGTTTATAGTAAGCAAAGATCAGTAATTTTACTATGACAAGAACTGAATAGCAGCAAATTTGTATCAGGTTTCAAGAAATTGTACCTTTGAATGCCGGAAACATCTTAGTGCAAGAGAATACAAGCATATCTATGCAATGGAATTCTCTTATTAGAACAGCTCTTAACAAGACTGATGATATTCGTCTTCATCACAAGGCGGAGCTTGGAGAAAGTCATCAAAAGGTTTATCCATTAAAGAGAGAGGGATCCTTTACTAGTAATTCACCACATTTTGAATGCATAATTAGCAAACAAATGGTAGGAATTTTTATTACCATATGGGCAAGGTCTCCCCTGCTTCCTTATATCAGGCATACAAGTGTCTCCTCTGTAGGCTGTGGTATTTTCGGCTGCCTCGGCAACAAGGTACAAATCATTCACATCCTGATTTCAACTCGAAAACAAAATATCCTAGTTTCACAATTTTTATGTCCAAACGCCCTTTTTCTACTCGTATTTGGTTAATTACTAGTACTGATTTTTAGGAattgaacatatatatacaGGGTTCAGTTTCGGTTAGATTTTGCTTGCACGAAACAAGTTTCTGCTTTGTGTGTAGTCATTTGGCTTCTGGTGGAAAAGAAGGAGACAAGAGAGAGCGAAATGCAAATGCCTCTCAAATACTATCACGCACACAATTTTCCTCTGATCCATTTCAATGTTTGCCGAGAAAGATTTTACAACACGAGTATGTATACCTCtcttaaatgtttctttttttacaGTATAATTTTCTGACGAGAGGGTTTCGAATCAAACCCTTGTCACTCAGTCTTCCTTAATAGtgtacttcttttctattaGCTCGAGTGTTCGACCTATCCATAATAACACCAGGTTATGAATATGGTTTTGCTTCTTCTGGTAATATTGCCTGCTTGAGTCGTTGCCTAAACTACTTGAGCAGGCAAATATTCCCTATAATTAGTTGAAAAAACTAGGAGCTTGTCAAAATTCTTACCTAACCCCTTGTATGAGTTTCACTTATTTTAGCAAAGAAGTCAACAGTTTCATTTATTTAGCACAAAAGGAAGAAGATTTGAttgcttttttttgtttgttttatacATCAAGTGGTGCATATCTTGTAATAGGTACTAATTAATATCCACAATTTGCAGGCAGTGAttaatttttaagtattttctAACTGTCACAAGTTGCGTAATCTCATGCAGCAGAGTGATTTGGCTTGGCGACTTGAACTACAGGATTTGCTTACCAGAACCCACAACTAGATCTTTAGTCAATGACAGGCAATGGAGCACGTTGTTACAAAATGATCAGGTATTCTTATATTACATcagcaaaagaaaaattgattgaACGAAGTTTCGAAGTTAAAGTTCTGTAAGCAGAAGTAAATAACATGCTATAACGAGTCAAATTGAATCGATGATCTAAAAGTTTGACGATGTTAAAAACTGAAATCCATCAGCTAAATTCAACCGTTAATTAATTACTGATCTTAAATTGGACATTGAAGTTGAAGGCAGAGCTAAGAGAAGGCTGCACCTTTGAGGGTTGGAATGAGGAGGAAATTGAGTTTGCGCCGACATATAAATACAATCTAGATTCTGATGATTATTATGGCTGCAATAATCAGAAAGGGAAGAAGGAAAAGAATCGAACCCCTGCCTGGTAAGTGATCGATCTCATAACACAAATGGAAAAGAACTAGCGAATTAATGTTTTAGAAGAAATCATAGTAAGTAGTGTAAAAATTATGCAGGTGTGATAGGATTATATGGTTTGGGAAGGGACTGAAACAAAGGCAGTATAGTCGAGGTGAGAGTAAGCTGTCGGACCACAGACCAGTACGAGCAATTTTCACAGCAGAGGTCAAGGTTCAGTGTCAATCAACAGAAAATTTTGTCAAAATGTTTTCATAACAACTTGtgaatattttcaaatctttaaGCTGAAGTCTTCAAATACAAACTACAGCGCCTCAAATATCTGGTGCTGAAAGCATGGGTGGATGTACAGTTGATATGGCGGGTGAATTTGAATCCAAAACTATTGATGCGAAGCATAAATTGATGTATTAAAATTGCAACAAATGATAAGTCTGAGCCTACAATATTAGAAATACAAACTTTAAAGGTTGGACCCATAGAGTTAATATCCTGAATCTACCTCTAACTAAAAGATGAGCGAAGTTTCGAACATCAACAAACTCTCATGTTTCATAGCACTGCGCATATTAAAAACTTCACCTACTTTTTTATACGTCTTCATCTCTATAACATACTCGTACAGATATCCAGTCCGTTGTGCAGAAAATCGTCTTTCGTACGCAAGTCGGAGCCTAGGGTTGCTGCAAAAGAATTTACCGGAATAGTTTGATATTTCATATGATAATTGCGTTGGTGATGGTGTCGAATAGATGAGTAGATTAGtaatattttggaatttttaaccaaactaagccattatataaaacaatttaccaaagtaatacatttttctaaaattttacaaaactagtataaacgtatttcatggtaacgttttagcttatatttttttttaaaaaaaaataacagcattaggttgatatacgttactgtaagtaacgttttactcctaaaacgttactacGAGTAacattttaggagtaaaacgttactgtgagtaacgtatatcaatctgacgccatcaacttttaaaaaataaaatatatcctaaaacgttactgtggaatacgtttatactagttctgtaaaattttagaaaaacatattattttggtgaatgactttatataatgacttagtttggttaaaacctcAATATTTTTATCACGAAACCATCGTCAAGCAAAACTTTGTGAAATATTTGCTTCACACAGTTTATTGTTGAAACTTTTGCTTAGAACTTTACGTTGAACTGTAAGCTTCACAGATAAGCGGGAGATAGATATCCACAACAATATCTTCATTCAGTTCCATATTCAAGCATCCAAAACCAGAATTTTTATCATGGAAAGGCCAAAAAAGAGAGagacaattaaattttttgaattttggaggAATCAAATATAAAGATGGACATCAAATATTTAACCTAAGAGGACAAGTTGCTCTACTAAGTACACTACaacctctataaattaatataggtggaaccattaaattttattattttatacaaatattattaattaataaattaatatttattaatttaaagaaggatttgagatttaaaataaaggttaggtatcttactaatttatgtatcatacATATTGATTtcacatttttaaaaagtatacaTAAAGTACACGAATACGTAAAAATTATTGTATCTTACTAATTTCAACCTTGTGACGTTCGAATAATAAGAGCTTTCAAGATGTATTATCGAACAGATTTTATCGTAGGATATTAGAAGATTATGAATTGGAACAAACTAATCCaggaaaatttttggaggctATCAATTTTGCAATTCATGTTTGGACAACAAATATATCTAAGACAAAAACAAATTGTTTTTGACACTGTCCAATTTGTTCGGAGGATGTAATCTCAAAGAATTTAAATGAACCTACTTGTGAAACATCATTTATGAACTTGAGGTTATTGAAGAACAATCTCATTTACTACAATATAATGAATGTCAATAAGTGATACATGTTCAGAGGTCCAGAGCTTAGAAGATATTGTGAATAGCACCGGAAAAatcaatgttgatgatgaagttgTAGATGATACTATACTTTTGGAACCAATTACGCATAAGGAAATACTTATCGCATTTACAACTATTCACATTTTATAATGCAGTTCAAAAAGACAACACCAAAGCTCTTAGATGCAATAAGAATAGTTAGAGATAAGCTTTAACTagatttatattttaagaaaaaacagaaCACAATAGAGTCATATCTCTCTAAATTGTCTTcaatatatttgtacttttaaataattattaatttatgatattaatgggaccatatatttatataggggTCTTTTGGAAATATATAATCTTATTATCTTATCGAAATTGATGATTTTCTCCATTGGTCCAAGTCGGAACCGgaggaaaatattattatacagAGATTATTAAGTTATGGGAAAATTATGCTGCTaaacaaacttatactatttaattactcatcatagctatagtttgctataattatcacttgcgactaacattatacattaattacgtagGCTAActtcgaatttgtataattagtcacgtttatatatgtataattcgccaggatatacaaatacatatgtataatatacaattatttaacttatatacatatataattcacctctctcccaccctccgccctctctcgctcgcctctctcctcacTCTCTCGATCTCGCTCGGCTCTCTCCTcactctcccaatctcgctcacctctctccccactctcccattctcgcttgttatatatacaaatgcatatgtataatatacaatatataaatatacaattcacctctctcccactctctgttctttctcgctcgcctctctacTCTCGATCTCGCTCGTCTTTCTCCTCCCTCTCacaatctctcttgccatatatacaaatatatatgtataatatacaattatctaaccaatgtacatatacaattgatttttctcccactctttttcctctctctctcgcctctctcctctcttcccaatctcgcttgccccTCTCCTCCATAtgacatgtagctacaaattgtaattatcaactATAGCTAtgtaaagtaattaattattttttaaatagctatatatgaaaattttccttAATATATCCAGTATTTATTTATAGAGGTTTTACTgcatttattttccttatttataatttgaatattaGAAAAGTATTTTCCCTTTTCAGGTACTGTTAGGCTTTCCCTATGTTTTCCAACTTCCTTATTTTGTATATTGCAAAGGGTCAAGTACTCAAATATTTATACCTCCTTATTATTAAGaatagtttattattttcttcgttAGATTTTGGGTCCAAATATACCATCTCAATTGGATTAGGTGGTTAGATGAGTGAGTTTCTTAGCAAattgaatttataaaattaggtATTTAATCTAAATTTGACATGCGTCTTTCTATTAAAATTAAGGATATATTTGTGTCAAAGTATCAGATATATAACAAgagatatatttaaaaatatcgGGTTATATTTGACCCTTTTGGTATAGATACATCGATCTTCATTTGATCAATTCTCCTATTATAGTTTTTCTTAAACAGTATTCAAAACTTTAAAGCAAGTACACATTGAGTTTTATTAGAAGAAAACATTTAATTGGTCtacttttttctaaaaatgaaaCATACCAAAACAGAAACAGGACAGGTTGCTAGCAAAACCAAAATCAGTAATTCTCAGTATAGTTTAggataaaatacaaaattgaattaaagGAAACTAACTATACGAGTTGTTGTCTGTGATAAATCTTTTGAGCTCATCTAACGTTTCAATGATAGATGATACATGTTTCCCGTAGACAGAGCATGAGAGAATCGATTGAACACTGGCTAAAGTTGGTGCAAAGGTATATAACTCGCATGGATAATAACCAAAACAATAATCATCCTCCAAAGCAGGAGTT encodes the following:
- the LOC101249803 gene encoding type IV inositol polyphosphate 5-phosphatase 9-like isoform X1, which produces MWLALAANNILEDGQNHEVDYQTTSAQIQNLTLFVSSWNVGGIAPPSELNMEDLLHDENNLADIYVLGFQEIVPLNAGNILVQENTSISMQWNSLIRTALNKTDDIRLHHKAELGESHQKVYPLKREGSFTSNSPHFECIISKQMVGIFITIWARSPLLPYIRHTSVSSVGCGIFGCLGNKGSVSVRFCLHETSFCFVCSHLASGGKEGDKRERNANASQILSRTQFSSDPFQCLPRKILQHDRVIWLGDLNYRICLPEPTTRSLVNDRQWSTLLQNDQLKAELREGCTFEGWNEEEIEFAPTYKYNLDSDDYYGCNNQKGKKEKNRTPAWCDRIIWFGKGLKQRQYSRGESKLSDHRPVRAIFTAEVKVQCQSTENFVKMFS
- the LOC101249803 gene encoding type IV inositol polyphosphate 5-phosphatase 9-like isoform X2; its protein translation is MWLALAANNILEDGQNHEVDYQTTSAQIQNLTLFVSSWNVGGIAPPSELNMEDLLHDENNLADIYVLGFQEIVPLNAGNILVQENTSISMQWNSLIRTALNKTDDIRLHHKAELGESHQKVYPLKREGSFTSNSPHFECIISKQMVGIFITIWARSPLLPYIRHTSVSSVGCGIFGCLGNKGSVSVRFCLHETSFCFVCSHLASGGKEGDKRERNANASQILSRTQFSSDPFQCLPRKILQHEVIWLGDLNYRICLPEPTTRSLVNDRQWSTLLQNDQLKAELREGCTFEGWNEEEIEFAPTYKYNLDSDDYYGCNNQKGKKEKNRTPAWCDRIIWFGKGLKQRQYSRGESKLSDHRPVRAIFTAEVKVQCQSTENFVKMFS